Part of the Bacteroidota bacterium genome is shown below.
AACAGCGCCCGACCCGGAGGGGAAAGGAGCTACAGAGGTGATGCGGCAGTGTATACAGCGTGCGGGCATTGAACCCACGGCCATAGACCACATCAATATGCACGGTACCAGCACCGGCCTGGGAGACATTGCCGAAACCAAGGCCATCAAGCAGAGCTTTGGGCAGCATGCCTACAGCATCAGCATCAACTCTACCAAGAGCATGACCGGCCACCTGCTGGGGGCAGCCGGCGCTATTGAGGCTATTGCCTCCATACTAGCCCTACACCACGGGCTTATTCCTCCCACCATCAACCACTTTACGGATGATCCGGAGTGCGACCTGGACTACACCTTCAACACTGCCCGGCAGCGCAGCATACAGTATGCGCTCAGTAATACGTTCGGCTTCGGTGGGCACAATGCCTCCCTACTCTTCAGCAAGCTGAACTAGGGGCCATGCTAAAAGCCCTACGGCGCCTGTACAATGGGCACTGGCACAGGGAGCGTGAGTTTGTGCGCTGCATCCGCCTGATTACTGGCTATGTGCCTATACAGCCAGCCGTATACCGCCTTGCCTTTCGGCATAGCAGCCTGGTGAGGCACCCGGCCAACAGCGCCAATGAATGCAACGAACGGCTGGAGTACCTGGGCGACAGTGTGCTGGATACCATCGTGGCCGACTACCTGTTCAAAAAGTATCCGCTGAAAAACGAGGGCTTCCTGACCGAAATGCGCAGTAAAATCGTGAGCCGGCAGAGCCTGAACGAGATTGGAGCCAAACTGGGCTTCGAGGGCCTGGTGGAGTATAACCGCAGGAGCAGCGGCCTGAACCGTAGCATGTATGGCAATAGCTTGGAAGCCCTCATCGGCGCCCTGTACATGGACCGGGGCTACACCGCCGCACGCAGCTTTGTTATCAAGCGGATTGTGAACGTGCACCTGAGCATGGACGAGCTGGTAGACCGGAATGACAACTACAAAAGCCAGCTGATGGAGTATGCCCAAAAAAACCGGCTGCTACCCGTAGCATTCCACCTGATAGAGGAGGCCGGAAAGGGCCGACAGAAACTGTTTACGGTACAATGCACCCTGGGCGGAAACAAACTGGGCACGGGAACCCACGAGAAAAAGAAACTGGCCGAGCAGGAAGCAGCCAAGGCCAGCCTGGAAATGCTAGAGGTGGGTGTGTGAGGCACCACCCGCGGGCCTGCGGGTCTATCCTGCTTCTACTCTTCCTTTCATTGCCGACTACTGGCTGTGCACAGTTCTGGCCCACCGGCCACCCGGAGGTACGCCGACTGCAAGTGCCCGGCTATGCCGTGCCACCGGGCCACATCCTACTACAAATGCCCTATGCGTCGGACAGTGTACTGAACCCCGAAGCCTGGGTACCTGGCCTGGGTACGCCCACCGGGATAAGCCTGATATACACAGCCTACCCAGCCGATACGGCCCAGTGGCTCACCCCCTTCTCGGCCCTGGGTAGCGCGCGCCTGGCGCAGGCCTATGCACGAGACCCACGCCTGCGGCAGGTGCCCCTCACACTGGTGGCGCAAACAGCCCCCAAAACTGCCCAGGCTGCCCGGCGGATGCTGCATGGGGTTGCCATTGCCTATCAGCCAGATACCCCCATGGGCCAGGAACCGGTGCCCATGCCAGACTACGCGCACGACAGCTACCAGCCGCCAGACCCCAATGACCGCTACTTTCAGGCCGCCGCCATGGCCGAGGTACGCCGCATAGCCGATGGCGCAACACCCAAGTCGGCCGCTGTGCTGCAGGCACTACAGCGAAACCCGCAGTGGCGAGACATGCTGGTGGTGGTAGACTGGACCGGCAGCATGTATGAGTATGGAGCCCAGCTGCTACAGTGGCAGCAGCAGCACCGGGGGCAGATCCGGCACTGGGTTTTCTTCAACGACGGAGACGATGCGCTGAAAGATGTGGCTAGCCGCATGCGCGATAAGCCACTGGGCCGCACCGGTGGCCTGTATGCCGTGCGGCAGCCCCAGGGTACCGAGGCCGTCCTGCAGGCCATGGCCTATGTGATGAAGCGTGGCTCTGGCGGCGATGTGGCCGAGAACAACCTGGAGGCCCTGCTGCGGGCAGCCGCCACCTTCCCCGACCGGGGGGATGTGGTGATGATTGCCGACAATAGCTCTGCCATGCGAGACAGCAGCCTGCGTGGCCAGGTACGCTTCCCGGTGCACATCATTGCCTGCGATGCCCTGCCGGGGCCCGTGCGGCCCGAGTATGTAGACCTGGCCTGGCGCAGCGGGGGCAGCGTGAGCGGCACGGGCTTTACCCACTCCTTCGGCAGGCCCCAGGCCCCCATACCAGCCGATGGCGTACAGCTGGGCAGGGCACGCTATGTGCTGCAGCAGGGCGAGCTGGTTCTTTATACCCCCTGAAACCCATCCTCCTCGGCCAGGGCCAGGCCGCTGATGAACAGGGCCTGGGTGCCCGCAGCCACCAGCGCCCGTGCCAGCGAGGTGGTGGTGGCACCGGTGGTTATCACGTCGTCCACAATCCACACCAGGCGGGGTGCCGGCCCCCGTACCACAAACAGGTCTCGCACATTCTCCTGCCGCTGGGCACGGTTCAGGCCCGTCTGGCTTACCGTATTGCGGCTACGGGCCACCAGCCTATCGGCAATAGGCAACTGTAGCTGCTGCCGGATGCCCCGGGCAATGTGCAGGCTCTGGTTGTAGCCCCGGCGCCGGTAGCGCAGGGGATGCAGGGGCACGGGCACCAGGGTAGCCTGCTGCAGGAAGGGGTAGCCCGCCAGCCCCGCTGCCAGCTGGCGCCCCAGCTGCTGCCCTATGCGGGCCTGCTGGCCATACTTCAGCTGAAAGATGTGCTGCTGCAGTCGCCCCTCCTTCCGGAACCACCAGGGGGCATAGGCCCCCACCAGGGGCAGATCGGCCGGAAAACGCAGGGCCAGCGCATTGCTGGCCAGCTGGCTGCCAAAGCCCGTGGGTACAAACTGTTTCAGGCAATCTGTGCACACATAGGCACCAGGCAGCTGTAGCACGGCCTGCCCGCAGGCACATATGCGGGGGTAGAAGAGGTCGGCCAGGTCGGCCCACGGATTCCAGTTTGTTTTTCGCGCCCCCCAGCCCATTTCAGGGCCAAAGAACGGCATTTTCGGCCAAACACTCCCCCCTTGCTAGCCTGGCTCCTGCTGCCAGGACGGGGCGCATGGGGGGCATGCTTAGCGCTGGGGGGGTGGGCCTGGCAGCCCCCTTACCGTACCCCGCAGGCTGAGCATGAAGCGGCCATCGTTATCGGGGTCGTTGGTCTGCACAAATAGGTGCTTCTGCTGCGGGCCTATCTTGCCGGCCGTATTCATCACCACCCGTATCTCACCCACCCCACCGGGCTGGATCGGCTCGCTGGGATAGGCAGGTACGGTGCAGCCGCAGCTAGCCGTTACCGACTCGATGCGCAGCGGCTCGGTGCCCACGTTGCGCAGCAGGTAGATGCGCTGCACCTGCTTGCCCTGCTGTACGGTGTCAAACGACTGTTCTAGCTGGTCAAACACGCCCTGCGGCCCCAGCCGGGAAGAGTCTAGCCCACTGTGTGCGGGCCGGGCATACACAATCGTCTGCGCCAGGCTGTCTTGCCGCGCCTTCTCTGCCGCCTTCGCTCGGTTCTGCGCAGCTTGCAGCTCTAGCGCCTCGCGCTTTTTTTTACCAAACAGTTTTTTCAGAAATTGAGCCTCGGCTGTGGTGCACAGCCCTAGCCCAAGTAGTATGACAAGCATCCCGATACGCATGCCCAAATATAGGCCTAAGC
Proteins encoded:
- the rnc gene encoding ribonuclease III, with the translated sequence MLKALRRLYNGHWHREREFVRCIRLITGYVPIQPAVYRLAFRHSSLVRHPANSANECNERLEYLGDSVLDTIVADYLFKKYPLKNEGFLTEMRSKIVSRQSLNEIGAKLGFEGLVEYNRRSSGLNRSMYGNSLEALIGALYMDRGYTAARSFVIKRIVNVHLSMDELVDRNDNYKSQLMEYAQKNRLLPVAFHLIEEAGKGRQKLFTVQCTLGGNKLGTGTHEKKKLAEQEAAKASLEMLEVGV
- a CDS encoding ComF family protein, coding for MPFFGPEMGWGARKTNWNPWADLADLFYPRICACGQAVLQLPGAYVCTDCLKQFVPTGFGSQLASNALALRFPADLPLVGAYAPWWFRKEGRLQQHIFQLKYGQQARIGQQLGRQLAAGLAGYPFLQQATLVPVPLHPLRYRRRGYNQSLHIARGIRQQLQLPIADRLVARSRNTVSQTGLNRAQRQENVRDLFVVRGPAPRLVWIVDDVITTGATTTSLARALVAAGTQALFISGLALAEEDGFQGV
- a CDS encoding DUF1573 domain-containing protein gives rise to the protein MLVILLGLGLCTTAEAQFLKKLFGKKKREALELQAAQNRAKAAEKARQDSLAQTIVYARPAHSGLDSSRLGPQGVFDQLEQSFDTVQQGKQVQRIYLLRNVGTEPLRIESVTASCGCTVPAYPSEPIQPGGVGEIRVVMNTAGKIGPQQKHLFVQTNDPDNDGRFMLSLRGTVRGLPGPPPQR